Proteins encoded together in one Candidatus Zixiibacteriota bacterium window:
- a CDS encoding peptidylprolyl isomerase, with amino-acid sequence MNKAALIFILYSLAIIMSGCQGGSKIDVSGEESPVDTTRPIIFADNNFLPIDIDMMAQRFNEDQMPMSKTVIDSVTAIETVYNLLLDSLLAVDAANFDLSTQPLLEKQYKDMYDDFLIRFFYDNHIVANVVVDDSMVYVTYEQMKERFISPEKYRARHIVISGYNLKSGEDSLKYKGKSDAELDALARDMVMELRQRAINGEGFDTLAIMYSYDERSAGIGGDLGYFELSKMVAPFDSAIQHTPVDSISGVIKTKYGWHVIKVEDHTEEHYTPVDSLYDGILEYLKKQQATINGQAFLDTLRADANIYFDTAAIAINDTLHEYSDILAIVNADDPGNRVDTITFNEYRAQIGLYMKRNGLAYPLGISDKIEAIREFVLKYVIIAYATEHGYADHPDFRKWSDGTILKYGVATLKKDLLEDGYELTEDELLRYYNDNIEKYRADRPLKVQHVIFSDSSLAIHVRDVANSGADFMELVDQYYPGDPDIKRAAANLGYIGERDMPGAFWRRALATKVGEVSRPVKTEYGYHIIKVLEKTPDKEFAAVKSGIRKMMLDNHKHDLIWEFVEGRLSEPPKIYWDRLGDLYRKPINP; translated from the coding sequence ATGAACAAAGCGGCGTTGATCTTTATTTTATATAGTCTGGCGATTATTATGTCAGGCTGTCAGGGCGGGAGTAAAATAGATGTTTCAGGCGAAGAATCTCCGGTCGATACAACACGCCCTATTATTTTCGCCGATAATAATTTCCTTCCCATCGATATAGACATGATGGCTCAGAGGTTTAATGAAGATCAAATGCCCATGTCGAAAACAGTCATTGATTCTGTGACGGCTATTGAGACCGTCTATAATTTACTGCTCGATTCACTCCTCGCGGTGGACGCGGCTAATTTTGATTTGTCCACTCAGCCATTGTTGGAAAAACAATATAAAGACATGTACGACGATTTTCTGATACGGTTCTTTTATGATAATCATATTGTCGCGAATGTAGTAGTTGACGATTCGATGGTTTATGTTACATACGAGCAGATGAAAGAAAGATTTATCAGTCCGGAGAAATATCGCGCCCGCCATATTGTCATATCAGGATATAATCTTAAATCAGGAGAGGATTCGCTAAAATATAAAGGTAAATCGGACGCCGAACTGGATGCTCTCGCCAGGGATATGGTAATGGAGTTGAGGCAAAGAGCGATTAATGGAGAAGGATTCGATACCCTGGCGATCATGTATTCGTATGACGAACGGAGCGCCGGTATCGGGGGAGATCTGGGTTATTTTGAACTTTCCAAGATGGTCGCGCCCTTTGATTCCGCGATCCAGCACACACCGGTGGATTCAATATCGGGAGTCATAAAAACCAAATATGGATGGCACGTGATAAAGGTCGAGGATCATACTGAAGAGCATTATACCCCGGTCGATTCATTATATGATGGAATATTAGAGTATTTGAAAAAACAGCAAGCCACTATTAACGGGCAAGCATTTTTGGATACTCTAAGGGCTGATGCGAATATTTATTTTGATACCGCGGCAATAGCAATTAATGATACATTGCATGAATATTCAGATATTTTGGCGATTGTAAACGCGGATGACCCGGGTAATCGGGTTGATACGATAACATTTAATGAATATCGCGCCCAAATAGGTCTCTATATGAAAAGAAATGGCCTGGCATATCCCCTCGGTATCTCCGATAAGATTGAGGCTATTCGTGAATTTGTGTTGAAATACGTGATTATTGCCTATGCCACGGAACATGGCTACGCCGATCATCCTGATTTTCGAAAATGGTCTGATGGGACTATTTTAAAGTATGGAGTGGCTACTCTCAAAAAAGATTTACTGGAGGATGGTTACGAGCTGACTGAAGATGAGCTTTTAAGATATTATAACGACAATATTGAAAAATACAGGGCCGATAGGCCCTTAAAAGTACAACATGTAATATTTTCTGATTCAAGTTTGGCTATCCATGTTCGCGATGTTGCCAATTCTGGCGCCGATTTTATGGAACTGGTCGATCAATACTATCCGGGTGACCCGGATATCAAACGGGCCGCGGCGAATCTTGGATATATTGGGGAAAGGGATATGCCCGGCGCATTCTGGAGGAGAGCGTTGGCAACGAAGGTTGGAGAAGTTTCGCGTCCCGTTAAAACGGAATATGGATATCATATTATCAAAGTTTTGGAAAAGACCCCGGATAAGGAATTTGCGGCGGTAAAATCGGGGATTAGAAAAATGATGCTGGATAATCACAAACATGATCTAATTTGGGAATTTGTTGAAGGCCGGCTGAGCGAACCGCCGAAAATTTATTGGGATAGACTGGGTGATTTATATCGCAAACCGATAAATCCTTAA
- a CDS encoding ATP-binding protein, whose amino-acid sequence MSLSQTYPGINVGWFAPLRLMNFCLIFWAIVGWLGFPSYTQTSFYLYCFVTLAALISQVFLRRTDYRLLFRVLIALTFVAEIVNEAGIVYSTGSLYSPFSILFLLTIVSSAMVYRLVGTLLIATCASLTFAFVTGININLPVQENLFSQPLGGSFFNADDAHFYSTFLHILIFYLVAFIAGYLAEKLQSKGIELDSASAALKKARLETGDILWHLNCGLVTIDQDGEIVYFNRTAESILGLSEAEVSGKHCRGIFVNQLTPLSENLMAVLNSQQRLSRSEFVIKRGDSTEVPIGLSTSTLYDEKFDTRGVIAIFQDLTEAKMFEQRIRQADKMAAIGELSACIAHEIRNPLASISGSVEVLKNSLYLEGDNDKLLSLIIKESTRLNKILSDFLLYACINRLELRKVEILGLISEVIEVARRHPSYRNNIRIRPISHENVVYISGDEDYLKQMLINLLVNAFEAIGDSGGSVQIETDAELDNGEIKLSVRDTGPGIPFEQLGKVFMPFHSTKKSGSGLGLSIVSRLADAMEGRVEASSELGLGTEFCLYLKKYDKANLNAEMDNQGHESITQLS is encoded by the coding sequence ATGAGTCTATCACAGACATATCCCGGGATTAATGTTGGCTGGTTTGCGCCGTTGCGGCTGATGAATTTTTGCCTTATATTCTGGGCTATCGTTGGATGGCTTGGGTTTCCTTCATATACTCAGACTTCATTTTATTTGTATTGCTTCGTTACCCTGGCGGCTTTGATTTCCCAGGTATTCCTGCGCCGTACCGACTATCGACTGCTGTTTCGGGTTCTAATCGCGCTGACGTTTGTGGCTGAAATCGTCAATGAGGCGGGCATTGTATATTCGACGGGGAGTCTCTATTCGCCGTTTTCAATACTGTTTTTACTTACGATCGTTTCGTCGGCCATGGTCTATCGCCTGGTCGGAACGTTGTTAATCGCTACTTGCGCAAGTCTTACTTTTGCTTTTGTCACCGGGATAAATATAAATCTTCCGGTTCAGGAAAACCTGTTTTCGCAACCGTTGGGCGGGAGTTTTTTTAATGCCGATGACGCGCATTTTTATTCCACCTTTTTGCATATTTTGATATTCTACCTGGTTGCCTTTATTGCCGGGTATCTCGCCGAAAAGCTGCAATCCAAGGGTATTGAGCTCGACTCGGCTTCGGCTGCCCTCAAAAAGGCAAGACTGGAAACCGGGGATATTCTCTGGCATTTGAATTGTGGTTTGGTAACGATTGATCAGGATGGTGAAATCGTCTATTTTAATCGAACCGCCGAATCAATTTTGGGATTGAGTGAAGCGGAAGTTTCCGGAAAGCATTGTCGTGGAATTTTCGTAAATCAATTGACACCTCTCAGCGAAAATCTAATGGCTGTCCTGAATTCCCAGCAACGATTGTCGCGTTCTGAATTTGTTATAAAACGCGGCGACAGCACAGAGGTCCCGATCGGTTTATCGACCTCGACTCTTTATGATGAGAAATTTGATACGCGCGGAGTGATTGCCATCTTTCAGGATTTAACCGAAGCGAAAATGTTTGAGCAAAGAATAAGGCAGGCCGATAAAATGGCCGCCATCGGTGAATTGTCGGCCTGCATTGCTCATGAGATTAGAAATCCCCTGGCATCAATCTCCGGATCGGTGGAGGTTCTCAAGAATTCTTTATATCTTGAGGGCGATAATGATAAACTGCTTTCATTAATTATCAAGGAATCAACCCGGCTGAACAAAATCCTTTCCGACTTTCTTCTCTACGCATGTATCAATCGCCTTGAATTGCGAAAGGTAGAGATTCTCGGGCTTATTTCGGAAGTGATTGAAGTAGCTCGTCGTCACCCGTCTTATAGAAATAATATTCGCATCCGGCCCATTTCGCATGAAAATGTAGTTTACATTTCCGGGGATGAAGACTACTTAAAGCAGATGCTGATAAATCTTCTAGTAAATGCATTCGAAGCCATAGGTGATTCCGGGGGCAGCGTTCAAATTGAAACGGATGCCGAATTGGATAACGGAGAAATAAAATTATCCGTTCGAGATACCGGGCCGGGCATTCCTTTTGAGCAACTGGGGAAGGTCTTTATGCCTTTTCATTCTACAAAAAAATCCGGCTCCGGACTCGGGTTATCAATAGTCTCACGCCTGGCCGACGCGATGGAAGGGCGTGTTGAGGCATCATCCGAGCTCGGATTGGGTACCGAGTTTTGTCTATATCTCAAAAAATACGATAAGGCGAATCTCAATGCCGAAATGGATAATCAAGGACATGAATCAATTACACAATTATCATAA
- a CDS encoding type II secretion system F family protein, which yields MPEFEYKGKTLAGAQVSGTLKAKNQQDMERVLRQNRILVSSIRKKPADIAIKFGTGIKKQDISRFTRQFATMIGAGLPMIQCLEILASQVDSVELRKVLNKVKESVQGGTTLSDALARHPKVFDQLYTNMVEAGEMGGALDVILVRLAVYREKADALIRKVRGAMMYPIVISVVATGVTIAMLTFVVPVFAKMFEGLGSELPGPTQVILGISNFLETRFMHIIGAIIALIVGYKLYVKTPKGRYNTDKVFLAFPILGTLLKKSAISRFSRTLGTLLSSGVSILEALDITAKTAGNRVIHDAIKKSVLSIAEGDTITAPLKETGVFPPMVTQMISVGEKTGGLDEMLNKIADFYDEEVDAAVTALTSIIEPVVIVFMGIIIGGILIAMYLPMFDIIGKI from the coding sequence ATGCCGGAATTTGAATATAAAGGTAAGACATTGGCCGGAGCCCAGGTCAGCGGTACGCTAAAGGCTAAGAATCAGCAGGATATGGAAAGAGTTCTCAGGCAGAATAGAATACTTGTTTCCAGTATTCGCAAAAAACCGGCGGATATAGCGATCAAATTCGGTACCGGAATAAAAAAGCAGGATATTTCCCGCTTTACTCGTCAATTCGCGACCATGATCGGTGCCGGCTTGCCGATGATTCAATGTCTGGAGATTCTTGCTTCTCAGGTCGATTCGGTTGAACTGCGCAAAGTGTTAAATAAAGTAAAGGAATCGGTGCAGGGCGGCACAACTTTGTCTGACGCTTTGGCCCGTCATCCCAAAGTATTCGATCAGCTATATACCAATATGGTTGAAGCGGGCGAGATGGGCGGCGCTCTTGATGTGATTCTCGTCAGGCTGGCGGTTTATCGTGAAAAAGCCGATGCCTTGATACGCAAGGTTCGCGGGGCGATGATGTATCCGATCGTTATCAGCGTCGTGGCGACCGGTGTTACGATCGCTATGCTGACTTTCGTCGTACCCGTGTTTGCCAAAATGTTTGAAGGTCTCGGGTCGGAATTGCCGGGACCGACTCAAGTCATTTTGGGAATATCGAATTTTCTGGAAACAAGGTTTATGCATATTATAGGCGCCATAATCGCTCTTATTGTCGGCTATAAGCTTTACGTCAAAACGCCCAAAGGCAGGTATAATACCGATAAGGTTTTTCTGGCGTTTCCCATTTTGGGTACACTTCTCAAGAAATCAGCGATTTCAAGGTTTTCGAGAACCCTGGGAACCTTGCTCTCATCCGGTGTTTCGATCCTGGAAGCGCTTGATATTACCGCCAAAACGGCCGGAAATAGAGTAATTCATGACGCTATCAAAAAATCAGTCTTATCCATTGCCGAAGGTGATACAATTACCGCTCCTTTGAAGGAAACCGGCGTATTTCCTCCGATGGTAACGCAGATGATTTCAGTCGGTGAAAAAACGGGCGGATTGGATGAGATGTTAAACAAGATTGCCGATTTTTATGACGAGGAAGTGGACGCCGCGGTGACGGCTCTGACATCGATTATTGAACCAGTGGTAATTGTATTTATGGGTATTATTATTGGCGGTATTTTGATTGCGATGTATTTACCGATGTTCGACATCATAGGAAAAATCTAA
- a CDS encoding type IV pilus twitching motility protein PilT produces the protein MVTLRDLLQEMVKKGASDLHLTVGIPPMTRIDGNLVRTEHEVLTAEMTLKLAYSIMNEKQRKKFEENNELDLSFGLESLSRFRCNVFRQRGNIAVAIRQIPFKIKTFEELGLPKVVSEMANLPRGLVLVTGPTGSGKSTTLAAIIDKINRERHEHILTVEDPIEYLHRHNNCLVNQREVFSDTPSFASALKYALREDPDVVLVGEMRDLETIEAALNISETGHLAFATLHTNSAAESINRIIDVFPTNQQEQIRVTLSFTLQAVVAQQLIPRMGGGRALALEVMVCTPAIRAIIRDDKIHQIYSMIQSGQKYGMRTMNMSLAELYRTGKITMNDATGRSSNPQELNELLSRQPSPAFA, from the coding sequence ATGGTAACCTTGAGAGATCTTCTCCAGGAAATGGTTAAGAAGGGGGCCTCCGATTTGCATCTTACGGTTGGGATTCCGCCTATGACCAGAATTGATGGAAATTTGGTTCGGACCGAGCATGAAGTTTTGACTGCTGAAATGACTTTGAAGCTGGCTTATAGCATCATGAATGAGAAACAGCGGAAAAAATTCGAAGAAAACAATGAGCTGGATTTGTCGTTTGGCCTTGAGAGTTTGAGTCGATTTCGTTGCAATGTTTTTCGTCAACGGGGAAACATTGCCGTGGCCATAAGGCAAATTCCATTTAAGATAAAAACTTTTGAAGAACTGGGATTGCCGAAAGTAGTTTCCGAAATGGCGAATTTACCGCGCGGTTTGGTTCTCGTAACCGGTCCGACCGGTTCGGGCAAATCGACTACATTGGCTGCTATTATTGACAAGATTAATCGTGAGCGGCATGAACATATTTTGACTGTTGAAGATCCGATTGAATATTTGCATCGGCATAATAACTGTCTTGTAAATCAAAGAGAGGTATTCAGCGATACGCCATCGTTCGCGTCGGCGTTAAAATACGCTTTGCGTGAAGATCCCGATGTTGTTCTTGTCGGTGAAATGAGAGATCTGGAAACAATCGAGGCGGCTTTGAATATTTCAGAAACCGGCCATCTCGCATTCGCGACTCTGCATACCAACTCGGCCGCCGAATCAATAAACCGCATTATCGATGTATTCCCGACCAATCAACAGGAACAGATTCGGGTTACCTTATCGTTCACACTGCAGGCGGTTGTTGCCCAGCAATTAATCCCCCGCATGGGCGGCGGGCGAGCGCTGGCATTGGAAGTGATGGTATGTACGCCCGCCATCCGGGCCATTATTCGCGACGATAAGATTCATCAAATATATAGTATGATTCAGTCAGGGCAGAAGTATGGGATGCGCACGATGAATATGTCTCTGGCCGAATTATATCGTACGGGGAAAATAACCATGAATGACGCGACGGGACGCAGTTCCAATCCGCAGGAATTGAATGAGCTTTTATCCAGACAACCGTCGCCCGCGTTTGCGTAA
- the pilB gene encoding type IV-A pilus assembly ATPase PilB, whose amino-acid sequence MSAELGAMLVKAGKISEDQLEKALAMKEQNKEHFGEALVKVGAIGSEEELSDFISKQLNMGSLRLADVELNPEIVALIPSDIARKFNVIAVSKLKKTLIVAIADPNNVYVLDAIKFITGCNVQPVISPENSINKAIEKYYRSDSGVSEILKGLEDEEELEVVSVSEDELSESDLQSAVQDKPLVRLVDSIIKEAVRTGASDIHIEMYERRIRVRYRIDGNLKEMDPLPFKYRAAIISRIKIMSELDISERRLPQDGRIKIKLDNRTVDLRVSVLPTIFGEKVVMRILDPQALMVDMTRLGFTEYSLKRFDNAIHLPFGIILVTGPTGSGKTTTLYSALKQINTEDINIMTAEDPVEFNFDGINQIAVKSDIGLTFARALRSFLRQDPDVIMVGEIRDGETAEIAIRAALTGHLVFSTLHTNDAPSSINRLIDMGIPNYLVSSATRLIMAQRMTRKLCLNCKREYTLTDEDIQNLDVPESCITTRDVFESPGCNDCNGTGQSGRAGIFEVMPVSAAIEDLILKNATDVQIRNEAIEEGMLTLRMAALDKMMNGLISLKEVFAVTGT is encoded by the coding sequence ATGTCCGCTGAATTAGGAGCCATGCTGGTAAAGGCCGGCAAAATTTCCGAAGATCAATTGGAAAAAGCGCTGGCCATGAAAGAGCAAAATAAGGAACATTTTGGCGAAGCTCTCGTCAAAGTGGGAGCTATTGGCAGCGAGGAAGAGCTTTCCGATTTTATCAGCAAGCAATTGAATATGGGGTCATTACGTCTCGCTGACGTAGAGTTAAACCCTGAAATTGTTGCCCTGATTCCCAGTGATATTGCCCGGAAATTTAATGTTATCGCCGTTTCAAAGCTCAAGAAAACTCTCATCGTCGCCATTGCCGACCCTAATAATGTTTATGTCCTTGACGCCATTAAATTTATCACCGGATGCAATGTACAGCCGGTTATTTCTCCCGAAAATTCCATCAACAAGGCAATTGAAAAATATTATCGTTCGGATAGCGGGGTTAGCGAAATCCTCAAAGGTCTTGAAGATGAAGAAGAACTCGAAGTCGTTTCCGTTTCCGAGGACGAGCTCAGCGAAAGCGATTTGCAGTCGGCGGTTCAGGACAAGCCGTTGGTTCGCCTGGTTGATTCAATTATCAAAGAAGCGGTCCGTACCGGGGCATCCGATATTCATATCGAAATGTACGAAAGACGGATTCGCGTTCGCTATCGAATCGATGGTAACCTTAAGGAGATGGATCCGCTGCCGTTCAAATACCGGGCGGCGATTATATCTCGTATAAAAATCATGTCGGAGCTGGATATTTCCGAACGGCGTTTGCCCCAGGACGGACGCATCAAAATTAAACTCGATAATCGCACCGTTGACCTGCGTGTTTCGGTGTTGCCGACCATTTTTGGCGAGAAGGTGGTTATGCGAATTTTGGATCCGCAGGCTTTGATGGTCGATATGACCAGGCTCGGATTTACCGAATATTCGCTGAAACGATTCGATAACGCTATTCATCTACCGTTCGGGATTATTCTGGTAACCGGGCCGACCGGTTCCGGTAAGACGACGACGCTATATTCGGCTTTGAAACAGATCAATACTGAAGATATTAATATCATGACCGCCGAAGACCCGGTGGAGTTTAACTTCGACGGAATTAATCAGATAGCCGTCAAATCGGATATTGGTCTGACGTTCGCCAGAGCGCTACGGTCTTTCCTGCGACAGGACCCCGACGTAATCATGGTCGGTGAGATTCGAGATGGTGAGACGGCCGAGATCGCCATCCGCGCGGCGCTAACCGGACACCTTGTATTTTCGACCCTGCATACCAACGACGCGCCCTCATCGATAAATCGACTTATCGATATGGGCATACCCAACTATCTGGTATCTTCGGCAACGCGGTTGATTATGGCTCAGCGTATGACGAGAAAATTATGTCTCAATTGCAAGAGAGAATATACTCTCACCGATGAAGATATTCAGAACCTCGACGTTCCCGAGAGCTGCATCACAACCCGGGATGTTTTTGAATCGCCCGGCTGCAATGATTGTAACGGCACCGGTCAATCGGGTCGAGCCGGTATTTTCGAAGTTATGCCGGTTTCGGCGGCAATTGAAGATTTAATACTGAAAAATGCCACCGATGTTCAAATTCGAAACGAGGCTATTGAAGAGGGCATGCTGACATTGCGTATGGCCGCGCTTGATAAGATGATGAACGGCTTGATCAGTCTCAAAGAAGTCTTCGCCGTGACGGGTACGTAA
- a CDS encoding roadblock/LC7 domain-containing protein, whose translation MSDDSLILYEEEIERIDSLLTKLLKGAEAKCALLVDKDGHLITRQGFTHSLDTTALAALLAGSFASTKEIARLVGESEFSVLFHQGKKDHIHMSIVGERSIMVVIFDDRTTIGMVRLYSKEASEELAKVFTQISDRSHQEHPEVSADFAASAGDKLDDIFKD comes from the coding sequence GTGAGTGATGATAGTCTGATATTATATGAGGAAGAGATCGAGCGGATTGATTCTTTATTGACCAAACTTTTGAAGGGCGCGGAAGCGAAATGCGCCCTATTGGTTGATAAGGACGGCCACCTCATCACGCGCCAGGGATTTACGCACTCCCTGGATACGACCGCCCTGGCGGCGCTACTGGCCGGTTCGTTTGCTTCAACCAAAGAGATCGCTCGACTGGTTGGAGAATCTGAATTTTCGGTCTTGTTTCATCAGGGCAAGAAAGACCATATCCACATGTCAATCGTGGGCGAGCGTTCGATAATGGTTGTGATTTTTGACGATCGCACAACAATAGGTATGGTCCGCCTGTACTCCAAGGAAGCATCGGAAGAGTTGGCCAAAGTGTTTACACAAATTTCGGATCGTTCCCACCAGGAGCATCCGGAAGTGTCAGCCGATTTTGCTGCCTCGGCGGGCGATAAGCTGGATGATATATTTAAGGATTGA
- a CDS encoding roadblock/LC7 domain-containing protein has protein sequence MYQILEGLNKTSGIIGSMVVGNDGIVIAADLNTQIEEDAIGALAASVISNVQKSLDRLQSPPLKQVTVEADNAKLFFSEVEMGVLVVITEPEVNIGLVRLEIKNAISKLNNQEAVY, from the coding sequence ATGTATCAAATTCTTGAGGGACTAAACAAGACGAGCGGAATAATCGGCAGTATGGTTGTTGGTAACGATGGAATTGTTATCGCGGCCGACCTCAACACTCAAATTGAAGAGGATGCGATCGGCGCCCTGGCTGCGTCGGTTATTTCCAATGTGCAAAAATCGCTTGATCGGCTCCAGTCGCCGCCCTTGAAGCAGGTTACGGTTGAAGCTGACAACGCCAAGTTATTTTTCAGTGAAGTGGAAATGGGTGTTTTGGTAGTTATTACTGAGCCGGAAGTCAATATTGGATTAGTCCGGCTGGAAATCAAAAACGCGATAAGTAAATTAAATAATCAGGAAGCAGTTTACTAA
- a CDS encoding roadblock/LC7 domain-containing protein — protein sequence MIDRSNIDERIAKCTKILDENPGSQIFAALAEAHRKKGDLDKAFRICQNGLKIHPDYGSAHLVMAKINMDKGMYDWAETEAVRAVELDGETRTTELLLSEIFIYKNEFNKACRLLEKLHEGDPENVHIKKLLEIARKIPLEQPNQPDANHVAPAPQAPTVRISPTPQERDHPAPVQTITQEAPPVQADMNYKQMLRALVETPGIEGVLIINSDGLVIESIWNVSGDTDLVGALAVETARFTTIQIREGGFGQLQSMMIETPKSLYYMAGIKGKLLAIVCTESINLGSLKMKLTNLLPRLTQ from the coding sequence ATGATTGATCGGTCAAATATTGATGAACGGATCGCCAAATGTACTAAGATATTGGATGAAAATCCCGGCTCACAGATTTTCGCCGCTTTAGCGGAAGCTCATCGCAAAAAGGGTGATCTTGATAAGGCCTTTCGCATTTGCCAGAATGGTTTGAAAATCCACCCCGATTATGGTTCCGCTCATCTGGTAATGGCGAAAATTAACATGGATAAGGGGATGTACGATTGGGCCGAGACTGAAGCGGTGCGGGCAGTGGAACTTGACGGCGAAACCCGAACTACCGAATTGCTTCTTTCCGAAATATTTATTTATAAGAATGAGTTTAATAAGGCCTGCCGCCTTCTGGAAAAGCTTCATGAGGGTGATCCGGAAAATGTGCATATTAAGAAGCTGCTTGAAATTGCCCGGAAAATACCCCTTGAACAACCAAATCAACCGGATGCAAATCATGTTGCGCCTGCTCCACAAGCCCCTACGGTAAGGATTTCACCGACACCTCAAGAGCGCGACCATCCGGCTCCGGTACAGACAATAACTCAAGAGGCTCCTCCGGTTCAGGCCGATATGAACTATAAGCAAATGTTGAGAGCCCTGGTTGAGACGCCCGGGATCGAGGGAGTATTGATAATAAATAGTGACGGTCTGGTCATTGAATCGATTTGGAATGTGTCGGGCGATACGGATTTGGTCGGAGCCCTTGCTGTTGAAACGGCGCGGTTTACGACTATTCAAATACGAGAAGGCGGATTTGGGCAATTACAATCAATGATGATAGAAACACCCAAATCCTTGTATTATATGGCCGGCATAAAGGGTAAATTACTTGCAATAGTATGTACCGAATCGATTAATCTCGGTTCTCTTAAGATGAAACTGACTAATTTGTTGCCACGGCTGACGCAGTAA
- a CDS encoding DUF4388 domain-containing protein yields MGLTGNLKTVSFSDVLQLLSTGKKTGVLTVMTGSRKKEIAFSEGNIIYASSVNANEDLLGNLLLKRGKINKKDLERAIALHKSSGRALGATLIDMQLFDKDEVSECLQMQIEEIVYNLFSWVEGDFSFAEGESPQNASFLVNLSTMNIIMEGTRRIDEWLEIQKVLPPNNILLRVRLIPKVNSDEITLSLDEFKILTLISGERTLPEIIEASPIGEFPTCRALYRLILNSLVEGAGKTANDNIGPDEDEEEIILGIIFRLYNTCFLRTRKVIEEVVGTTNPGYNKFISSFRQGLLVFFPGCDINTESGPSLERFLQEVKKIPEKVRMHRLLSMLEDMLHEQLEYIFMQFGHGAFRNAVGKVKKEISEPLAMRRELVKKFRLDDNFYYSIRKAERTIKMISGDS; encoded by the coding sequence ATGGGACTAACAGGCAACCTAAAGACGGTATCGTTTTCCGATGTACTGCAATTGCTGTCTACCGGAAAAAAAACAGGTGTACTAACAGTAATGACGGGGTCGCGCAAAAAAGAAATCGCGTTCTCGGAAGGCAATATTATATACGCTTCTTCGGTAAACGCGAATGAAGATCTTCTTGGAAATTTGCTATTAAAGCGTGGCAAAATCAATAAGAAAGATTTAGAACGCGCGATCGCACTCCATAAATCTTCCGGCCGAGCCCTGGGAGCTACTCTTATAGATATGCAGCTGTTTGATAAGGATGAAGTTTCCGAATGCCTGCAAATGCAGATCGAGGAAATTGTCTATAATCTTTTCAGCTGGGTCGAGGGCGATTTTTCATTCGCTGAAGGGGAATCTCCGCAAAACGCCTCATTCCTGGTTAATTTGTCAACTATGAATATCATCATGGAAGGCACGCGGAGGATCGACGAATGGCTCGAAATACAAAAAGTTCTCCCGCCCAATAATATTCTTTTGCGAGTGCGCCTAATTCCTAAAGTTAATTCAGATGAGATTACTTTATCCCTCGATGAGTTTAAAATATTGACGTTGATAAGCGGAGAACGAACGTTACCGGAAATAATCGAGGCTTCTCCGATAGGTGAATTTCCTACCTGCCGGGCATTGTATCGACTCATTTTGAATTCGCTCGTCGAGGGGGCCGGTAAAACCGCCAATGATAATATCGGACCGGATGAGGATGAAGAAGAAATAATTTTGGGAATTATCTTTAGACTCTACAACACTTGTTTTCTGAGGACCCGCAAGGTAATTGAGGAAGTAGTCGGGACGACCAATCCCGGGTATAACAAATTTATATCAAGCTTCAGACAAGGATTATTGGTGTTTTTCCCCGGGTGTGATATAAATACCGAATCGGGGCCGTCGCTGGAGAGATTTTTACAGGAAGTTAAGAAAATCCCGGAAAAGGTACGGATGCACCGACTTCTATCCATGCTGGAAGATATGTTGCATGAACAGCTTGAATATATATTTATGCAATTTGGACACGGAGCCTTTCGCAACGCGGTTGGGAAAGTCAAAAAAGAAATTTCCGAACCATTGGCTATGCGAAGAGAACTTGTAAAGAAATTCCGTCTTGATGATAATTTCTACTATTCCATCAGAAAAGCGGAGAGAACCATAAAAATGATATCGGGTGACTCATGA